From the Leptolyngbya sp. O-77 genome, one window contains:
- a CDS encoding HAD family hydrolase: protein MSLRAILFDFNGVIINDEPLHQRLLEKLLVEENLRPKPEEYREICVGRSDRACIRELLSRRGRIVTDTYLDELVARKSRYYQLQIQEIEKLPSYPGLEDLIFQIRAAQLPMAIVSGAVRAEIEIVLARLNLADYFKVIVAGDEIPTSKPEPDGYLLGVQRLNEAIPGLNLQPSECLAIEDTFAGIEAAKRAGIQVVGIANTYPFHMMQRRANWAIDYFNDLDLDYVRRVFSQSAAA from the coding sequence ATGTCCCTCCGCGCCATCCTCTTCGACTTCAACGGTGTCATTATCAATGACGAACCGCTGCACCAACGGTTGCTCGAAAAGCTGCTGGTGGAAGAGAACCTGCGTCCAAAACCGGAGGAATATCGGGAAATCTGCGTAGGACGGAGCGATCGCGCTTGCATTCGAGAACTGCTGTCGCGGCGCGGGCGCATCGTCACCGATACGTACCTGGATGAACTGGTGGCCCGCAAGTCGCGCTATTACCAGTTGCAGATTCAGGAAATTGAAAAGCTGCCCAGCTATCCGGGGCTAGAAGATTTAATTTTTCAAATTCGGGCGGCGCAACTGCCGATGGCGATCGTCAGTGGAGCCGTGCGGGCAGAAATCGAGATCGTGCTGGCGCGGCTCAATCTGGCGGACTATTTCAAAGTGATCGTGGCGGGCGACGAGATCCCTACTAGCAAGCCAGAGCCAGACGGCTACCTGCTGGGCGTGCAGCGGCTGAACGAAGCCATTCCCGGACTCAATCTGCAACCGTCAGAATGTCTCGCCATTGAAGACACGTTTGCAGGCATTGAAGCGGCCAAACGCGCAGGGATTCAGGTTGTCGGCATCGCCAACACCTACCCGTTTCACATGATGCAGCGCCGCGCTAACTGGGCGATCGACTATTTCAATGACCTGGATTTGGATTATGTGCGGCGGGTCTTCTCGCAATCGGCTGCGGCCTGA
- the dnaN gene encoding DNA polymerase III subunit beta, which translates to MKFICPQSELNAHLSLVSRAVPSNPSHPVLANVLIHADEDKQEISLTGFDLSLGVQTSFAAQVQEGGLLTLPAKLLSDIVSRLPNEEITLSTEADSSLATLTSALGRYQVQGLDATEYPELPTVETGEAVYLPVEQLIDGLRGALFAASTDETKQVLTGVHMAVAANEMEFAATDGHRLSVVNTVKSEMAGEGDDAETEVAFDVTVPGKALRELERMLQLHPAGEAIALRFDQGQLLFQWDNQRLTSRLLEGQYPNYRQLIPRQFSRQMTVERKLLIGALERISVLADKKNNIVKFSLDTAGQEVVISVDAPDVGSGREALPAQISGDSLDIAFNVRYLLEGLKVLNTSEVQMQCNTATSPAILTPLGGLKMTYLVMPIQIRS; encoded by the coding sequence ATGAAATTTATCTGCCCACAGAGCGAACTCAATGCCCACTTGTCTTTGGTGAGCCGTGCTGTGCCCTCAAATCCGAGCCATCCGGTGCTAGCAAACGTACTGATACACGCGGACGAAGACAAGCAGGAAATCAGCCTGACAGGGTTTGACCTGAGCCTGGGAGTGCAGACAAGCTTTGCGGCGCAGGTGCAGGAAGGGGGGCTGCTGACCTTGCCGGCCAAGCTTCTCAGCGATATCGTATCGCGCCTGCCCAATGAAGAAATCACCCTCAGTACAGAGGCAGACAGCAGCCTGGCCACGCTGACCTCGGCGCTGGGGCGCTATCAGGTGCAGGGACTTGACGCGACAGAGTATCCCGAACTGCCGACAGTGGAAACAGGCGAAGCGGTGTATTTGCCGGTGGAGCAACTGATTGATGGGCTGCGGGGGGCGCTGTTTGCGGCTAGCACGGATGAAACCAAGCAAGTGCTGACGGGAGTGCATATGGCGGTGGCGGCAAATGAGATGGAGTTTGCGGCGACGGATGGGCATCGGCTGTCGGTAGTCAATACGGTGAAGTCAGAGATGGCAGGTGAAGGAGACGATGCCGAAACCGAGGTGGCGTTTGATGTGACGGTTCCTGGTAAGGCGCTGCGGGAGCTGGAGCGGATGTTGCAACTGCACCCGGCCGGGGAGGCGATCGCCCTCCGGTTTGACCAGGGGCAACTGCTGTTTCAGTGGGACAATCAGCGCCTCACCAGTCGCCTGCTGGAAGGGCAGTATCCCAACTATCGCCAGTTGATTCCTCGTCAGTTTTCGCGCCAGATGACCGTCGAGCGCAAGCTGCTGATTGGGGCGCTGGAGCGTATTTCCGTACTGGCCGACAAGAAAAACAACATCGTGAAATTTAGCCTGGACACAGCAGGGCAAGAAGTGGTCATTTCTGTCGATGCGCCAGACGTGGGTAGCGGTCGCGAGGCGCTTCCAGCTCAGATCTCTGGTGATAGTTTAGATATTGCCTTCAACGTCCGCTATCTGCTGGAAGGGCTGAAGGTGCTGAACACAAGTGAGGTGCAGATGCAGTGCAACACTGCGACGAGTCCGGCGATTCTAACGCCGCTGGGGGGATTGAAAATGACCTACCTGGTGATGCCGATTCAAATCCGGAGTTGA
- a CDS encoding type II toxin-antitoxin system RelE/ParE family toxin, with protein sequence MKTLRITLPASQDLNDITDYFLAQSIEAGDRFVTAFNQRCIQLARYPYIGKSYAHLRPNLRGLGLMNYLIFYRVIDDHIEILRVISGYRNLQEIFADAND encoded by the coding sequence ATGAAGACGCTACGAATTACCCTCCCTGCAAGCCAGGATCTGAATGACATTACTGACTATTTTTTGGCACAGAGTATCGAGGCGGGCGATCGCTTTGTGACGGCGTTCAATCAAAGATGCATCCAGCTTGCTCGTTATCCATACATCGGTAAATCCTACGCACATCTCAGACCCAATTTACGGGGATTAGGATTAATGAACTACCTCATCTTTTACCGCGTAATTGACGATCATATCGAGATTCTTCGAGTCATCAGCGGTTACCGCAATTTGCAGGAAATCTTTGCTGATGCAAACGATTGA
- a CDS encoding DUF3419 family protein, with translation MLSNVDDETGEPTGDLSGHAPRKTIPQAPPLQAASEVQRRADFSYIRYAQCWEDAEILLEALDIRPGDTCLAIASAGDNALAMLTQDPARVIALDLSPAQLACLELRVAAYRELEYEELLVLIGSRPGRNRPELYQRCRSQLSPDVCYFWDTHPAEIERGIGHAGKFERYFDLFRRRVLPLVHSRRQVMRLLEGGPPEQCERFYRREWDTWRWRLMFRIFFSRLVMGRMGRDPSFFKYVDGDVASRILDRTRYALTQLDPAENPYLQWILTGQHLTALPVALQPEHFDTIRANLHRLEWHCCSVEEYLKRVPHASISRFNLSDIFEYLSLPNYYHLLHRLAQVGKPGGRLVYWNMLAPRSRPEGMADQLRPLTELAEALHRQDKAFFYSAFVVEEIC, from the coding sequence ATGTTGAGTAACGTAGACGATGAAACCGGAGAACCGACGGGCGATTTGAGTGGCCATGCGCCCCGAAAGACCATACCGCAGGCTCCACCGCTCCAGGCTGCCTCAGAGGTGCAGCGACGGGCCGACTTTTCCTATATCCGCTACGCCCAGTGCTGGGAAGATGCTGAAATTTTGCTGGAGGCGCTGGACATTCGCCCCGGCGACACCTGTCTGGCGATCGCCTCTGCGGGAGACAATGCCCTGGCCATGCTGACCCAAGACCCGGCGCGAGTCATCGCTCTCGACCTCAGCCCGGCGCAGTTGGCCTGTTTGGAACTGCGGGTCGCGGCCTACCGTGAGCTAGAGTACGAGGAACTGCTGGTGCTGATTGGCTCGCGTCCGGGGCGCAACCGACCGGAACTTTACCAGCGCTGCCGCAGCCAGCTTTCGCCAGACGTGTGCTACTTCTGGGATACCCATCCAGCCGAGATTGAGCGGGGTATTGGTCATGCAGGCAAGTTCGAGCGCTATTTCGACCTGTTTCGCCGTCGCGTGCTGCCGCTGGTTCACTCCCGCCGCCAGGTGATGCGGCTGCTCGAGGGTGGCCCGCCGGAGCAGTGCGAGCGGTTTTATCGACGCGAGTGGGACACTTGGCGTTGGCGGCTGATGTTTCGGATTTTCTTTTCGCGGTTGGTCATGGGGCGGATGGGGCGCGACCCCAGCTTCTTTAAGTATGTAGACGGCGATGTGGCCAGCCGCATCCTCGACCGCACCCGCTACGCCCTCACCCAGCTCGATCCCGCCGAAAATCCCTATTTGCAGTGGATTCTCACGGGGCAACATCTGACGGCGCTGCCCGTGGCGCTTCAGCCCGAACACTTCGACACGATTCGCGCCAACCTGCATCGGCTGGAGTGGCACTGCTGTTCGGTAGAGGAGTATCTGAAACGGGTGCCCCACGCATCGATTAGCCGCTTTAACCTAAGCGACATTTTCGAGTATCTGTCGCTGCCCAACTATTACCACCTGCTGCATCGGCTGGCGCAAGTGGGCAAACCGGGCGGCCGCTTGGTGTATTGGAATATGTTGGCTCCCCGTAGCCGCCCAGAAGGAATGGCCGACCAGTTGCGCCCGCTGACCGAACTGGCCGAAGCCCTGCACCGCCAAGACAAGGCCTTTTTCTACAGTGCTTTCGTGGTCGAGGAAATCTGCTAG
- a CDS encoding PEP/pyruvate-binding domain-containing protein: MSFILFSADPDLLPDQLGGKARSLYALQHSATGEFPIPEWFVVSPEAFLVGQGVALTEPVKAELSAAIARLCPQGELVAVRSSAVEEDGATLSFAGQLESYLFVPPEQVGDRIVQVWQSATSDSETDRAANRLLAYRREHGLTEPPPPPAVLVQRMVNAEVAGVAFSANPITHQRSVAVVSAVRGVGEKLVSGESDADTWTVNRDGEILSAQLQDPANPVLTPAQVREIAQLARRAERHFARPQDIEWAIAQGRLYLLQSRPITTLRGQPDPDDRLVIWDNSNIAESYGGITTPLTFSFARRAYEAVYREFCRMMGVSETAILQHDNTFRCMLGLVQGRIYYNLLNWYRVLALLPGFQVNRRFMEQMMGVKEELPADVLATLHQATAQDKLRDSLRLVKTLLGLVKNYLTLPRQIRRFYSRLDEALSLPVESLDTRSAEELVAHYYDLERQLLTRWDAPLVNDFFAMIFYGVLRKLTAAWCNDTAGTLQNDLISGEGGMISAEPARRIQYMAHTAAQSPALVALLQTGSLPEIRAKLAAFPAFQAQYEDYLAKFGDRCLEELKLESPTLQDDPLMLLRSVGSLAAVESQRSDKTEPPVASSQPSLRYRAETQVRQSLQFSPLKRIFFHWVLQNARARVRDRENLRFERTRVFGRVRRIAVELGRRFYAEGWLDDPRDVFYLELEELLGKLDGTATCHDLKGLVRVRRAEFDRYRELPPPGDRLQLPTPQPASSPQPQNASTLQGLGCCPGRVRAPVQVITDPKTAVLKPGSILVAERTDPGWIMLFPAAAGVLVERGSLLSHAAIVAREMGIPAIVSIPGVTTALQTGDWVEMDGSTGTILRVVAVEASQEGAGVC, translated from the coding sequence ATGTCTTTTATTCTCTTTTCCGCTGACCCCGACCTCCTGCCTGATCAACTCGGCGGCAAGGCGCGATCGCTCTACGCTTTGCAGCATTCGGCAACGGGCGAGTTTCCGATTCCGGAGTGGTTTGTGGTGTCGCCGGAAGCGTTTTTGGTGGGCCAGGGGGTGGCGCTGACGGAACCGGTGAAGGCGGAACTGAGTGCGGCGATCGCCCGCTTGTGTCCCCAAGGGGAACTCGTCGCCGTGCGATCGTCGGCGGTGGAGGAGGATGGCGCAACGCTGTCGTTTGCGGGGCAGCTAGAGAGCTATTTGTTTGTGCCACCGGAGCAGGTGGGCGATCGGATTGTGCAGGTGTGGCAATCGGCGACGAGCGATTCCGAAACGGATCGCGCTGCGAATCGCCTGCTGGCCTATCGCCGCGAGCATGGGCTAACGGAACCGCCTCCGCCGCCGGCTGTGCTGGTGCAGCGCATGGTCAATGCAGAAGTGGCGGGTGTCGCCTTTAGCGCCAACCCGATTACCCATCAGCGGAGCGTGGCGGTGGTGTCGGCAGTGCGGGGCGTGGGTGAAAAACTGGTCTCTGGCGAATCCGATGCCGACACCTGGACGGTCAACCGGGACGGCGAAATTCTCTCAGCGCAACTGCAAGACCCGGCAAATCCCGTGCTGACTCCAGCGCAGGTGCGCGAAATCGCCCAGCTCGCCCGCCGCGCCGAGCGACACTTTGCCCGCCCGCAGGATATCGAATGGGCGATCGCCCAGGGCCGGCTTTACCTGCTGCAATCGCGCCCCATCACCACCCTGCGCGGCCAGCCCGACCCCGACGATCGCCTGGTCATTTGGGACAACAGCAACATCGCCGAAAGCTATGGCGGCATCACCACGCCGCTCACGTTTTCCTTTGCCCGCCGCGCCTACGAAGCGGTGTATCGGGAGTTTTGCCGGATGATGGGCGTGTCTGAAACGGCTATTTTGCAACACGACAACACCTTCCGCTGTATGTTGGGTCTGGTGCAGGGGCGCATCTATTACAACCTGCTGAATTGGTATCGCGTGCTGGCGCTGCTGCCCGGATTCCAGGTGAATCGCCGCTTTATGGAACAGATGATGGGCGTAAAGGAGGAGCTACCCGCCGATGTACTCGCCACGCTCCACCAAGCCACCGCCCAGGATAAGCTACGCGACAGCCTGCGCCTGGTCAAAACGCTGCTGGGACTGGTGAAAAATTATCTGACCTTACCCAGGCAAATTCGCCGCTTTTATAGTCGTCTGGATGAGGCGCTTAGCCTGCCCGTCGAGTCGCTAGACACCCGCAGTGCCGAAGAACTCGTCGCCCACTACTACGACTTAGAGCGCCAGCTTTTGACCCGCTGGGATGCGCCCCTTGTGAACGACTTCTTCGCCATGATCTTCTACGGTGTGCTGCGAAAGCTGACTGCTGCCTGGTGCAACGACACCGCCGGAACCCTGCAAAACGACTTGATCAGCGGCGAGGGCGGCATGATCAGCGCCGAACCCGCCCGCCGCATCCAGTACATGGCGCACACCGCCGCCCAGTCGCCTGCCCTCGTCGCCCTGCTGCAAACAGGCTCCCTCCCCGAAATTCGCGCCAAACTCGCCGCCTTTCCCGCCTTCCAGGCGCAATACGAAGACTATTTGGCAAAATTTGGCGATCGCTGTCTGGAAGAACTGAAGCTCGAAAGCCCTACCTTGCAGGACGATCCGCTGATGCTCCTGCGCTCTGTGGGCAGTTTGGCAGCCGTCGAGAGCCAGCGCTCAGACAAGACGGAGCCGCCCGTCGCATCCTCCCAACCCTCGCTGCGATACCGCGCTGAAACCCAAGTTCGCCAATCGCTCCAATTTTCTCCCCTAAAACGCATCTTCTTCCACTGGGTGCTTCAGAATGCCAGGGCGCGAGTGCGCGATCGCGAAAATTTGCGCTTCGAGCGGACTCGCGTGTTTGGGCGGGTGCGGCGCATTGCCGTGGAACTGGGTCGCCGCTTTTATGCTGAGGGCTGGCTAGATGATCCCCGCGATGTCTTTTATCTGGAGCTAGAGGAGCTCTTGGGCAAGCTCGACGGCACGGCCACCTGCCACGACCTGAAGGGACTGGTGCGCGTCCGTCGCGCCGAATTTGACCGCTACCGAGAATTGCCTCCACCGGGCGATCGCCTCCAGTTGCCAACTCCCCAACCCGCCAGTTCTCCACAACCGCAAAACGCCAGCACTCTACAAGGACTGGGCTGTTGCCCCGGCCGCGTCCGCGCTCCGGTGCAGGTCATCACTGACCCCAAAACTGCCGTGCTAAAACCAGGCAGCATCCTGGTGGCCGAGCGCACCGATCCGGGCTGGATCATGCTGTTTCCGGCGGCGGCGGGCGTATTGGTAGAAAGGGGCAGTCTGCTGTCCCACGCGGCGATTGTGGCGCGGGAGATGGGCATTCCGGCGATCGTGTCGATTCCGGGCGTGACCACGGCGCTGCAAACGGGCGACTGGGTGGAAATGGACGGCAGCACGGGAACCATTTTGCGGGTTGTGGCCGTCGAAGCGTCTCAGGAGGGCGCAGGCGTATGTTGA
- a CDS encoding UbiA family prenyltransferase: MNRWWIYQKERFPLLTNGLLIAAFAAGAVGYGALVRGAAAFPGVAWAIAFPCLFLFFLQLRVADEFKDADTDRQFRPYRPVPRGLVTLTELGWVAIAAGVLQLGLSLAVGRSLVGMLGLVWAYLGLMTREFFAPRWLKARPVAYLLSHAVILPLMAGFAMACDWAIAQAAPDWRMLWFCGVSYFMSLAIEIGRKIRAPQDEEPGVETYTALWGLQRAAIAWLTVIWLMAIATLMAAHAVGILPLVVLAVLPLLTLAMVATWRFLARPVPTWAEAFQGVTGFWVLGICLILGTSAVLGCGREWWRGEERRMKNEERRMKNEERRMKNEE; encoded by the coding sequence ATGAACCGCTGGTGGATTTACCAAAAAGAACGCTTTCCCCTTTTGACCAACGGGCTGCTGATTGCGGCGTTTGCGGCGGGGGCGGTGGGCTATGGGGCGCTGGTGCGGGGGGCGGCGGCGTTTCCAGGGGTTGCATGGGCAATCGCCTTTCCCTGCCTGTTTCTGTTCTTCCTGCAATTGCGCGTCGCCGATGAATTTAAAGATGCTGACACCGATCGCCAGTTTCGCCCCTATCGCCCCGTGCCGCGCGGGTTGGTGACGCTGACGGAGTTGGGTTGGGTGGCGATCGCCGCAGGTGTGCTGCAATTGGGACTGTCACTCGCTGTCGGGCGATCGCTGGTGGGAATGCTAGGACTGGTGTGGGCATATCTGGGGCTGATGACCCGCGAGTTTTTTGCCCCGCGCTGGCTCAAGGCGCGGCCCGTGGCCTATCTGCTGTCCCACGCGGTGATTTTGCCGCTGATGGCGGGGTTTGCGATGGCGTGTGACTGGGCGATCGCCCAGGCTGCACCCGACTGGCGAATGCTCTGGTTTTGCGGGGTCAGCTATTTCATGAGTCTGGCCATCGAAATCGGCCGCAAAATTCGCGCTCCCCAGGACGAAGAACCCGGCGTGGAAACTTATACCGCGCTGTGGGGCTTGCAGCGAGCCGCGATCGCCTGGCTGACGGTGATCTGGCTGATGGCGATCGCCACGCTTATGGCCGCCCACGCCGTTGGCATCCTGCCCCTGGTCGTCCTGGCTGTGCTGCCCTTGCTCACCCTGGCAATGGTCGCCACCTGGCGCTTCCTCGCCCGCCCTGTTCCTACCTGGGCAGAGGCCTTCCAGGGCGTGACAGGCTTCTGGGTTCTCGGCATCTGCCTGATCCTGGGGACTAGTGCCGTTCTGGGGTGCGGTAGGGAATGGTGGAGGGGGGAAGAGAGAAGAATGAAGAATGAAGAACGAAGAATGAAGAATGAAGAACGAAGAATGAAGAACGAAGAATGA
- a CDS encoding DUF2358 domain-containing protein, whose amino-acid sequence MDILEILRQDYRNFPKSQTFSAYAEDVYFRDPMTEFRGRDRYERMIGFIQTWFLDPQLDLHQIQQTGADIRTDWTLSWTTPLPWKPRIAIAGWSEMTVNEQGLITSHIDYWHCSRLDVLRQHFSVRKQSA is encoded by the coding sequence ATGGACATCCTAGAAATCCTCAGACAGGACTACCGTAATTTCCCCAAATCCCAGACCTTCAGCGCCTATGCAGAAGACGTTTACTTTCGCGATCCAATGACAGAATTTCGCGGGCGCGATCGCTACGAACGCATGATCGGCTTTATTCAGACCTGGTTTCTCGACCCCCAGCTAGACCTCCACCAGATTCAGCAAACGGGCGCAGACATCCGCACCGACTGGACGCTCAGTTGGACAACGCCGCTGCCCTGGAAGCCCCGAATTGCGATCGCAGGCTGGAGCGAAATGACCGTCAATGAACAGGGGCTAATCACGTCCCACATCGACTATTGGCACTGTTCGCGGCTTGACGTGCTGCGGCAGCATTTCAGCGTTCGCAAGCAGTCTGCCTGA
- a CDS encoding TRC40/GET3/ArsA family transport-energizing ATPase yields MRVILMTGKGGVGKTSVAAATGLRCAELGYRTLVLSTDPAHSLADSFDMELGHDPRSVKPNLWGAELDALMELEGNWGAVKRYITQVLQARGLEGVEAEELAILPGMDEIFSLVRMKRHYDEGDFDVLIIDSAPTGTALRLLSLPEVAGWYMRRFYKPLQAVSAALRPLVEPLFRPVAGFSLPNQEVMDAPYEFYQQIEALEKVLTDNTQTSVRLVTNPEKMVIKESLRAHAYLSLYNVATDMVVANRIIPDEVSDPFFQRWKENQQQYRQEIHENFHPLPVKEVPLYSEELCGLAALERLKETLYANEDPAQVYYKETTMRVVQEQNQYSLELYLPGIPKDKIELSKSADELNVRIGNHRRNLVLPQALAALQPAGAKMEEDYLKIRFAN; encoded by the coding sequence ATGCGCGTAATCTTGATGACCGGAAAGGGCGGCGTTGGCAAAACTTCGGTGGCTGCCGCAACAGGCTTGCGGTGTGCAGAACTGGGCTACCGCACCCTAGTGCTCAGCACTGATCCCGCCCACTCCCTGGCCGACAGTTTTGACATGGAGCTGGGGCACGACCCGCGCTCGGTCAAGCCAAACCTCTGGGGCGCAGAGCTAGACGCGCTGATGGAGCTAGAGGGCAACTGGGGAGCCGTGAAGCGCTACATTACACAGGTTCTCCAGGCGCGGGGATTGGAAGGCGTGGAGGCGGAAGAACTGGCGATTCTCCCTGGCATGGACGAAATCTTCAGTCTGGTGCGGATGAAGCGCCACTATGACGAAGGCGATTTCGATGTCCTGATTATCGACTCTGCGCCAACAGGTACAGCCCTGCGCCTGCTGAGCCTGCCGGAGGTGGCGGGCTGGTATATGCGCCGATTCTACAAGCCACTGCAAGCGGTGTCTGCGGCGCTGCGGCCCCTAGTAGAGCCGCTGTTTCGCCCTGTTGCAGGCTTTTCCCTGCCCAACCAGGAAGTGATGGACGCGCCCTACGAGTTTTATCAGCAGATCGAAGCCCTGGAAAAGGTGCTGACCGACAACACCCAGACCTCGGTGCGTCTGGTGACGAATCCTGAAAAGATGGTGATTAAAGAATCGCTGCGGGCCCACGCTTATCTCAGCCTGTATAACGTGGCAACCGACATGGTGGTGGCAAACCGGATTATTCCTGACGAGGTGAGCGATCCTTTCTTTCAGCGCTGGAAAGAGAACCAGCAGCAATATCGCCAGGAAATCCACGAAAACTTTCACCCGCTGCCGGTAAAAGAAGTGCCGCTCTATTCTGAAGAACTGTGCGGGCTGGCAGCGCTGGAGCGGCTCAAGGAAACGCTCTATGCTAACGAAGATCCGGCTCAGGTCTATTACAAAGAAACCACGATGCGCGTGGTGCAAGAGCAAAACCAGTACAGCCTGGAGCTTTACTTACCCGGTATTCCCAAAGACAAGATCGAACTCAGCAAGTCGGCCGATGAGCTAAACGTCCGCATTGGCAACCATCGCCGAAATCTGGTGCTGCCCCAGGCCCTAGCAGCGCTGCAACCCGCTGGAGCCAAGATGGAAGAGGATTACTTGAAAATCCGCTTTGCTAACTAG
- a CDS encoding class I SAM-dependent methyltransferase: MPVRNDTIFERFLAPVVKTFLIDRDAILRYYQSRDWQQESDRLRNPAVEYPSYYSSQNFHSIEGGYLSLEAALSYDPITQYALPPNETWVRKALVERVQGNPRRILDLGCGTGTSTRMLKRAFPQAEVIGLDLSPYMLAVAEDKAKGDCLDIQFVHQNAEHTGFPDASFDLVTATLLFHETPPEVAQAILREAFRLLTVGGQVLVLDGNQSVIRQTEWLTEIFEEPYIKAYAAGSVDAWMGKAGFGAVQTDNLWVIHQITQGVKPLPGQQVRSVEFATPLSEGDRQWAWNWGVGEVRGLRG, encoded by the coding sequence ATGCCTGTCCGCAATGACACCATTTTTGAGCGATTTCTGGCTCCGGTCGTCAAAACCTTCCTAATCGACCGGGACGCGATTCTGCGCTATTACCAGAGCCGCGATTGGCAGCAAGAGAGCGATCGCCTCCGCAACCCAGCGGTAGAATACCCCAGCTATTACAGCAGCCAAAATTTTCATAGCATCGAGGGTGGCTATCTCAGCCTGGAAGCGGCGCTATCTTACGACCCAATTACGCAATACGCGCTGCCGCCGAATGAAACCTGGGTACGCAAAGCGCTGGTGGAACGAGTGCAGGGCAATCCCCGCCGCATTCTGGATCTGGGCTGCGGCACGGGCACCTCAACGCGGATGCTGAAGCGGGCGTTTCCCCAGGCGGAAGTCATCGGGCTGGATCTGTCGCCCTATATGCTGGCGGTGGCAGAGGATAAGGCGAAGGGCGATTGCCTCGATATCCAGTTTGTCCATCAAAATGCCGAGCATACGGGCTTTCCCGATGCCAGCTTCGATCTGGTCACGGCCACGCTTCTGTTTCACGAAACGCCGCCGGAAGTCGCCCAAGCCATCCTGCGGGAAGCCTTTCGCCTGCTGACCGTAGGCGGGCAGGTGCTGGTGCTAGACGGCAACCAGAGCGTCATCCGCCAGACCGAATGGCTCACCGAAATTTTTGAAGAACCCTACATCAAAGCCTACGCCGCAGGCAGCGTCGATGCCTGGATGGGCAAGGCCGGGTTTGGCGCGGTGCAAACCGACAACCTGTGGGTGATTCACCAGATTACGCAGGGCGTAAAACCGCTGCCAGGACAGCAGGTGCGCTCGGTGGAGTTTGCCACGCCGCTGAGCGAGGGCGATCGCCAATGGGCATGGAACTGGGGCGTTGGGGAGGTGAGGGGGTTGAGGGGATGA
- a CDS encoding DUF72 domain-containing protein, whose amino-acid sequence MFRIGCAIWAYKDWVGELYPNGSRPADFLRLYGQRFTTVEGNTTFYSTPDEQTVQRWAMDTPAGFHFCPKLPRDVSHQGLLAPRLPAAIAFLDRMAGLGDRLGPMFLQLPPSYSPAQQDDLRAFLEGWPHDRAELAVEVRHLDWFREANTIELTYLLADYNTSRVLLDTRPIYDCPDDPQIESERKKPRVPLHKTLTTDAVLIRYISHPSLDFNEPYFQDWARQITAWLQADKRVYLFVHCPVEEHSPRNARQFQYWLEQAGAPVPPLPWDAIAQPPEEPQQLSLF is encoded by the coding sequence ATGTTTCGGATTGGCTGCGCGATTTGGGCATATAAAGACTGGGTGGGCGAGTTGTATCCCAACGGGAGTCGGCCGGCAGATTTTCTGCGGCTTTATGGGCAGCGGTTTACGACCGTGGAGGGCAACACCACTTTTTATTCCACGCCCGACGAGCAGACCGTGCAGCGTTGGGCAATGGACACGCCTGCGGGGTTTCACTTTTGCCCCAAGCTGCCGCGCGATGTGTCTCATCAGGGCTTGCTGGCTCCGCGACTGCCAGCGGCGATCGCCTTTTTGGATCGCATGGCAGGGCTGGGCGATCGCCTTGGCCCGATGTTTCTCCAGCTTCCGCCCAGCTATAGCCCTGCCCAGCAAGACGACCTGCGCGCATTTCTGGAAGGTTGGCCCCACGACCGCGCCGAATTAGCCGTTGAAGTCCGTCATCTGGACTGGTTTCGTGAGGCCAATACGATCGAGCTAACGTATCTACTGGCAGACTACAACACGAGTCGCGTCTTACTCGACACGCGCCCGATTTACGACTGTCCCGATGACCCCCAGATCGAGTCGGAGCGCAAGAAACCCCGCGTCCCGCTCCACAAAACCCTCACCACTGATGCGGTGCTGATTCGCTACATCAGCCATCCCAGTCTCGACTTTAACGAACCTTATTTTCAAGATTGGGCGCGGCAAATCACCGCATGGCTGCAAGCCGATAAACGAGTTTACTTATTTGTCCATTGCCCTGTGGAGGAACATTCTCCCCGCAACGCCAGACAGTTTCAGTATTGGCTAGAGCAGGCGGGCGCACCTGTGCCACCCCTGCCCTGGGATGCGATCGCCCAACCGCCCGAAGAACCGCAGCAGTTGAGCCTGTTTTGA